A genomic segment from Sparus aurata chromosome 10, fSpaAur1.1, whole genome shotgun sequence encodes:
- the sepsecs gene encoding O-phosphoseryl-tRNA(Sec) selenium transferase: protein MNSENFSLSEKIVSSSYIRQGSQARRSHEQLIRHLLEQGKCPEEGWSESTVELFLNELAVMDSNNFLGNCGVGEREGRVASSLVARRHYRLIHGIGRSGDIAAIQPKAAGSSLLNKLTNSVALDILKLSGVRSVASCFVVPMATGMSLTLCFLTLRHRRPKARYIIWPRIDQKSCFKAMITAGFEPVVVENVLEGDELRTDLEAVERKIEELGADNVLCVHSTTSCFAPRVPDRLEELATMCAKYNIPHIVNNAYGVQSSKCMHLIQQGARVGRIDAFVQSLDKNFMVPVGGAIIAGFDEPFIQEISKMYPGRASASPSLDVLITLLTLGASGYKKLLSERKEIYSFLAQELKSLASAHGERLLHTPHNPISLAMSLDGLQAESDKAVTHLGSMLFTRQVSGARVIPLGKEQTISGHTFRGFMSHSEEYPCPYLNAASAVGITRDDVTLCIKRLDKCLKTLKKDGNAAKSSPPEYPSCQEDTTGE, encoded by the exons ATGAACAGTGAAAACTTCAGCCTGAGCGAGAAGATCGTGTCCTCCTCCTACATCCGACAGGGGAGCCAGGCGCGCCGGAGCCATGAGCAGCTCATCAGACACTTACTGGAGCAG GGTAAGTGTCCAGAGGAGGGATGGAGCGAGAGCACCGTAGAGCTCTTCCTGAATGAGCTGGCTGTGATGGACAGCAACAACTTCCTCGGCAACTGCggtgtgggagagagggaaggcCGGGTGGCGTCCAGCCTCGTGGCAAGACGACATTACAG GCTGATCCATGGAATCGGTCGGTCAGGTGACATTGCTGCTATTCAGCCCAAAGCTGCAGGATCCAGTCTGCTTAACAAGCTGACCAACTCAGTTGCATTGGACATCTTAAAGCTCTCAG GTGTCCGGAGTGTGGCGAGCTGCTTCGTAGTTCCCATGGCGACGGGAATGAGCTTGACTCTGTGCTTCCTGACGCTTCGCCATCGGAGACCCAAAGCCCGCTACATCATCTGGCCTCGCATTGACCAGAAGTCCTGTTTCAAAGCCATGATCACAGCAG GCTTTGAACCGGTGGTGGTGGAGAATGTTCTTGAGGGCGATGAGTTGCGGACGGACTTGGAGGCAGTTGAGCGCAAGATCGAGGAGCTCGGAGCCGATAACGTCCTGTGTGTTCATTCAACAACGTCCTGCTTTGCCCCGCGGGTCCCCGACCG GCTTGAGGAGCTGGCCACTATGTGTGCCAAATATAACATTCCCCACATCGTTAACAATGCGTACGGAGTGCAGTCGTCCAAATGCATGCACCTCATACAGCAG GGAGCTCGTGTGGGAAGAATCGATGCCTTTGTACAGAGCTTGGACAAGAACTTCATGGTTCCAGTAGGTGGCGCCATAATAGCAGGATTTGATGAGCCTTTCATACAGGAGATAAGCAAGATGTACCCAG GTCGAGCATCGGCCTCGCCTTCCCTTGACGTCCTCATTACCCTTCTCACTCTGGGAGCAAGCGGCTACAAGAAACTGCTGTCTGAAAGAAAG GAGATTTATTCGTTCCTGGCTCAGGAGCTGAAGAGTCTGGCCTCTGCACACGGGGAGAGATTGCTCCACACGCCACATAACCCCATTTCACTGG CCATGTCTCTGGACGGTCTCCAGGCCGAGAGCGACAAGGCGGTGACTCACCTTGGCTCCATGTTGTTCACCCGGCAGGTGTCCGGAGCCAG GGTAATACCGCTGGGCAAGGAGCAGACCATCAGCGGACACACGTTCCGTGGCTTCATGTCGCACTCGGAGGAATACCCCTGTCCTTACCTCAACGCTGCCTCGGCTGTTGGAATCACGCGTGACGATGTGACGCTGTGCATCAAAAGGCTCGACAAGTGCCTGAAGACCCTGAAGAAAGATGGAAACGCTGCGAAAAGTAGTCCGCCAGAATATCCGTCGTGCCAGGAGGACACTACTGGAGAATGA